Proteins co-encoded in one Malus sylvestris chromosome 9, drMalSylv7.2, whole genome shotgun sequence genomic window:
- the LOC126583434 gene encoding protein IQ-DOMAIN 8-like produces MGTPGKWLKSLINPKKATDFDQEKMGDKGKKKWKLWRSSSEGFGSPAKGGVKRSQVTASKTTSVDEALAAAMVALVRTQPKDFKVLKQEWAAIRIQAVFRGFLARQALRALRAVVRLQALFRGRQVRKQAAVTLRCMQALVRVQARVRAQRNSEEGQSVNDTLDEQFYQADPIKQAEQGWCDSPGTVSEVRAKLQMRQRGNIKRERAIAYSSQQRPRSASPYSRGNKTPKDVRHQKVAEKTSGWSWIEKWMAAKPWENRLMEEIHSLPSEVTHPYSRKSDGSVGFCPISSEQNSVKVTRNNVTTRVSAGPRTASPITRSSSTPSSDFLQDETSGSHSSTSSTLVSGNYLKVENVQEANVGKPGYMNLTQSTKAKQRTSNCFNMQRHSMEEYHYHNKSMGLLNDDTRSNGDSDLYPPVFAGRAERVRYR; encoded by the exons ATGGGAACTCCAGGAAAATGGCTGAAATCACTTATCAATCCCAAAAAGGCCACCGATTTTGACCAA gAGAAGATGGGggacaaagggaagaaaaagtGGAAGCTATGGAGGAGTTCATCGGAAGGGTTTGGGTCACCGGCCAAAGGTGGGGTGAAGAGGAGCCAAGTGACGGCTTCAAAGACCACGTCGGTTGATGAAGCACTGGCAGCTGCAATGGTTGCTCTGGTCAGAACTCAGCCTAAAGATTTTAAGGTCCTCAAGCAAGAGTGGGCTGCTATTCGTATCCAAGCCGTGTTTCGCGGATTCTTG GCAAGGCAGGCTTTGAGGGCCTTGAGAGCAGTGGTAAGGCTTCAGGCTTTATTTCGTGGTCGGCAGGTTAGGAAGCAAGCCGCGGTTACACTGAGGTGCATGCAGGCACTTGTTCGAGTTCAGGCTCGAGTGCGAGCACAAAGAAACTCTGAAGAAGGGCAATCTGTGAATGACACATTGGATGAACAATTCTACCAAGCTGATCCCATTAAGCAGGCTGAG CAAGGATGGTGTGATAGTCCCGGAACGGTGAGTGAAGTTAGAGCAAAGCTTCAAATGAGACAAAGAGGAAACATAAAGAGGGAGAGGGCAATTGCATACTCCTCTCAACAG AGACCAAGATCTGCCAGTCCATATAGTAGGGGAAACAAGACACCAAAGGATGTTAGACATCAGAAGGTAGCCGAAAAGACTTCAGGATGGAGTTGGATAGAAAAGTGGATGGCAGCCAAACCATGGGAAAACAGACTGATGGAAGAGATTCATAGCTTGCCATCGGAAGTGACTCATCCTTATTCTAGGAAAAGTGATGGCAGTGTTGGCTTTTGTCCAATTTCTTCTGAACAGAACTCGGTGAAAGTGACGAGGAACAATGTCACAACTAGGGTTTCTGCTGGGCCTCGTACAGCAAGTCCTATTACTCGCTCGTCTTCTACCCCGAGTTCTGATTTTTTACAGGATGAGACCTCAGGATCACATTCTTCTACGTCTTCAACTTTAGTGTCTGGCAACTACCTAAAGGTCGAAAATGTACAGGAAGCTAATGTAGGGAAACCCGGTTACATGAATCTCACACAATCAACTAAGGCCAAGCAGAGAACTTCCAATTGTTTTAATATGCAGAGGCATTCCATGGAGGAGTATCATTATCATAACAAGTCAATGGGATTATTGAACGACGATACAAGGAGCAATGGCGATTCTGATCTGTATCCTCCA